A region from the Silene latifolia isolate original U9 population chromosome 7, ASM4854445v1, whole genome shotgun sequence genome encodes:
- the LOC141590336 gene encoding uncharacterized protein LOC141590336, with product MEVLSRILRVIHQKHQVTYHPKCGKLGLNHLIFADDLMLLVRGDILSVLAVTESLNSFAQMSGLHANPEKTSIYMGGINPGIKQAILTSTGYTEGEFPFRYLGVPLNEGKLNKAMFADLLTKVQKALHHWSNYKLSYAAKISLLNSYSDSSWVTWNFTYNIKSGDFWTMEPKSYHSESWRCILKVRNNLLEIAGGIPEAIAVLKDCMQQNKLKLHLLYDKFRCKGRVVSWARIVWTRAVLPKHSVFTMLAMQQRLATVDQLQRRHIMLVNRCVLCKEQCETHQHLFFKCRFSASVWQGILAWMNVTGRTMNLKKELHWIVARRQSRHWKAKWFVSYLSAVVYSLWEERNLRILQGLEHDSAYVIRKVQYVVKIRLLFVTHSSLDDDIVESINV from the exons ATGGAGGTTTTGTCACGCATTTTAAGAGTCATTCATCAGAAGCACCAGGTTACTTACCATCCAAAGTGTGGAAAACTGGGTTTGAATCATTTGATTTTTGCAGATGACCTAATGTTATTGGTTAGAGGTGATATTCTTTCTGTTCTTGCTGTAACTGAGTCTTTGAACTCTTTTGCACAAATGTCTGGTTTACATGCCAATCCTGAGAAAACCAGCATCTATATGGGAGGGATTAACCCTGGTATTAAGCAAGCCATCCTTACTAGCACTGGATACACTGAAGGAGAATTCCCCTTTAGATATTTGGGTGTCCCATTAAATGAAGGCAAGCTCAACAAAGCAATGTTTGCTGACCTCCTCACTAAAGTTCAGAAGGCTTTGCATCATTGGTCTAACTATAAACTGTCCTATGCTGCGAAGATAAGCCTACTCAATTCT TACTCTGACAGTTCTTGGGTTACCTGGAATTTCACTTATAACATAAAATCTGGGGATTTTTGGACTATGGAACCTAAGAGCTACCATTCAGAAAGTTGGCGTTGCATTCTTAAAGTCAGAAATAATTTATTGGAAATTGCAGGAGGGATTCCTGAGGCTATTGCTGTCCTTAAAGATTGTATGCAGCAGAATAAGCTCAAACTCCATCTGCTGTATGATAAATTCAGATGCAAAGGGAGGGTTGTTAGCTGGGCAAGGATAGTCTGGACTCGTGCTGTACTCCCTAAACATAGTGTTTTTACTATGCTTGCTATGCAACAGAGACTTGCTACTGTGGATCAGCTTCAGAGGAGACATATAATGCTTGTGAACCGCTGTGTTTTATGCAAGGAACAGTGTGAGACTCATCAGCATTTGTTCTTCAAGTGTAGGTTTTCTGCCTCAGTTTGGCAGGGTATACTAGCATGGATGAATGTAACAGGTAGAACAATGAATCTCAAAAAGGAATTGCATTGGATTGTTGCTAGGAGGCAAAGTAGGCATTGGAAGGCCAAATGGTTTGTCAGCTACCTCAGTGCGGTGGTATACAGTCTCTGGGAAGAGAGAAATTTGCGAATTCTCCAGGGGTTGGAGCATGATAGTGCTTATGTTATTAGAAAAGTCCAGTATGTAGTGAAAATCAGGTTATTGTTTGTCACTCATTCATCATTGGATGATGACATAGTTGAGTCTATCAATGTATGA